In Arvicola amphibius chromosome 13, mArvAmp1.2, whole genome shotgun sequence, a genomic segment contains:
- the Cnih1 gene encoding protein cornichon homolog 1, with protein sequence MAFTFAAFCYMLALLLTAALIFFAIWHIIAFDELKTDYKNPIDQCNTLNPLVLPEYLIHAFFCVMFLCAAEWLTLGLNMPLLAYHIWRYMSRPVMSGPGLYDPTTIMNADILAYCQKEGWCKLAFYLLAFFYYLYGMIYVLVSS encoded by the exons ATGGCGTTCACTTTCGCGGCCTTCTGCTATATGCTGGCGCTGCTGCTCACCGCCGCGCTCATCTTCTTCGCCATCTGGCAC ATCATAGCGTTTGATGAGCTGAAGACTGATTACAAGAACCCTATAGACCAGTGTAATACCCTGAATCCT ctTGTCCTTCCAGAGTACCTCAtccatgctttcttctgtgtcatgtttctctgtgcagcagaGTGGCTCACACTGGGTCTCAATATGCCCCTTTTGGCATATCATATTTGGAG GTACATGAGTAGACCCGTGATGAGCGGCCCTGGACTCTATGACCCAACGACCATCATGAATGCAGACATTCTAGCCTACTGTCAGAAGGAAGGATGGTGCAAACTAGCTTTTTACCTTCTAGCCTTTTTTTACTACCTATACGG caTGATCTATGTTTTGGTGAGCTCATAG